The genomic segment ttttttctttttttttttttttattcctaaaaataattttataatatttttacgagtacATCTCGCTCGGttagacaaaaaaaataccAATGGGATTTTCTGAAAGTTTAATCGCGCTcgttccccccccccttcccccccccccggtgattttatttattcacgtTGAAAGAGATATGTCGTCCGAAATCGATGGAGGCCCCTAACGCCGATGGCGCCGATGCTGTCTAATGATGACATTTAAATGCGGTGCCGCATCGTTCGATTGTACGCGCGGCGCGGCAAGAGAcgaggatatatatatatatatatatattttttttttcctttcgtttatctttttttttttttttttttttttattgatctttgTCTTCTTCTCGCTTTAATTTTCTTCCTCCGTTTCTCACACACGTCAAAGCTCAGCGAtcgcgattaaaaaaatttatagaatgatttaatataagtataaagataaaaaaaaaaagagtcgaTAGTTAtatcgcgatttttttttgcctttTCTCAGCTCATTGATTAAACGGGCTTGACGAGCGCGTTTAAATAAACGGTCGAGTCGCCGAAAATCTGGGAAAACGAGAATGAAGAAGATTGCCAAGGGGGAATGATAGGTAAGAGCACGCTTAAAAGGAGAGACGACGACAAGATCGATGTCGATTAGAAGAGTGACGTATCCGCGAAAACGTGCGACAGGATGCAAGAGGGTAACACCGCCGTTGCGCTAGCGATGGTGACTCCCGGATACGATCAGGACCCTGCGAGTGGGGTCGCCGACTATACGACTCATCAAGATCAGGCCCAGTTCGAGGCTGACAAGAGAGCCGTGTACAAGCATCCGCTCTTCCCGTTGTTGGCGTTACTCTTTGAAAGATGCGAACAGGCGACCCAGAGCTCGGACAACTCCACGTCCGAAAGCTTCAATATGGATATACAGGCTTTCGTCCAACACCAAGAAAGAGACCGAAAGCCCTTCCTGATCAATGACCCCGAGATTGACGGTTTGGTAAGGACTGGAAATGCTGTTTTTTCCTTGGTCGTTTCTCTTGGTATTATTCGACGCGCGTGTTATagagggtaaactagggtatgatggctataggctgtaattttttcaataatagcTACATAAGCGcgctttttaaatatcattatcaaagataatggatacttacagtagtttatgtaaatacattgttcgaaataacgatattgtgaatcttatatcgtcgttttacttttgactacctgcaaagtgtTCATGGGTCCACTTAAAAACTGTtacaacgtcgaataaattacagttgagctatcgtaatcgacgttagacaaattataaagatatgtaaattgttatatgatctataatttttattttcgttttttcactatttttttctaaatattacggtcatcttttccttaaaagagttaagtaagatggccaatgcttatgttgtactattttaataatataaaattttccttttaatttcgataatattacataatttaagcttcagggaagataatatgccaaacactattaaaaaataagaaaaataaaaaaagtatgttttttgcgttttaaaaaaaactatggccatcttaccccaGTTTATCCTAGTTGTTTAGTAGAATCAAGATTTCGCGATTCGGTGAATAAATGAAGCGTGCGTGAGAAAAGACAATCGGCATTAATGAAAACCGAAACTCTCGTTCCCCTCGCGGACATTGCAGATGATCAAGGCGATACAGGTGCTGCGCATCCACCTTCTGGAATTGGAAAAGGTGCAGGAGCTGTGCAAGGACTTCTGCAACAGGTACATTACATGCCTGAAGGGCAAGATGCAGAGCGAGAACCTGTTACGCAGCGACTACAGCCACCATGGGCACGATATGGGTCCGTCGAGTGGCAGCAATGGCAGCAGCCCGTTGCAGGTTAGACGTTTGTCCGACATACGCCCCCCCGGTCTGTCTACTCCCCTTACCAACGTAGATATCCTTATAGTCGAAGGGATGTACGCGCGGGAGTGGCAAGATTGCCGATCAAGCAATTTTACATATCCACGCCACGCCACGACGCGTACATCTCTTGAGATAATTACAGAGAATTCCCATCCCTGCTCTCTGACGGCTAGTTGAGACATATATTTGCCAGGTGCTGTCATCTACAGGCAATGATGTTGAGTCGGGAGCTAACGGATTCAGAGTGAGCCGAGGGGATTCCGGACTGGCGGAGAACGACGGTGCGAATCCGCGAGAAGAGAGCGATAATCACGATAATCAACCGGTCCGATCGTCGTCTTCCGCTATCCAGCGCAACTCGGACAAATCTGCTAGCCAAGACCGCGACGATCCACTCTCACCGTCCGCGGTGCACGGAAGCACGCCTCTCTCGCAGATCGGGGCGCATGGATGCGCCCCGGTTAACGACATGTATCTCGGCCAAGGTGAGTCCGACTCTCCGCGAGAGTTGTCATCGAGTCGCTGTGCTTTTATCGGTCCACATTCCTTCTCGTCGctcgagtatatatatatatatatatatatatatatataactacttTAACGAAAGCAAGGTCGATCGAAATCGCGAGACGTTCTCTTCTTTCCTTCGACCTTTTCGTCTTCTCCTGGGAGGAATCAACGTTTCTCGATAActtgtatcttttttatagCGAATGtggttaaaatttattatagatgacaGTAACGAGTATCTACAAACTATTTCCAACAGAGTATATTTGGAAGAGGCTGGATACTGGGGACTAGTTGCGTTACGAGAACGGGAAAACACGGAATTTGTGGATGTCGGAAATGCTTATGATGAAAAGTATTTTGGTTAGGATTATTATAacgtatttcttttatttcgtgCATATATATTGCACGTACGacgtacgcgcgcgcgcgcgcgaagaaaaagtattactatatatttatcccAACATGTCAAATTACCGTTATAACATATCGTCACGTTGTAAATTACGAGTATATCAAACACGTCGATCGTGGTTAGATATTACTGTTGCAGGCTCGCCTTCTCCGGTGGCGAGCGAAGACGAGGAGGAAGGGTCCAGCAACGCGGCCTCGAATCACGCTGGGAATCATAGAAGTAATCACGGTAGCGCTAGAAAGGGACGTCAGAAGCGTGGTGTTTTGCCTAAACATGCTACTAGCATTATGCGAACGTGGCTCTTTCAGCATTTAGTAGTAAGTACTCATCTACGATAATTTACCATTGTGTGCAGAACAGAAGTCGTACAGTTTCGACACATTCAATTATAATCTTACgacacacgcatatatatttatcgcagCATCCTTACCCAACCGAAGATGAAAAGCGCCAAATTGCCAGCCAGACGAATTTAACGCTGCTACAAGTAAATAACTGGTTTATCAATGCTCGTCGACGGATTCTACAACCTATGCTAGACGGCGCGGGTGCGGATGCTGCATCGCGCACTGGTAAACGTCACAAGGTTTCGAAACACGCTGTACAACAACAAGCGACTCAACAACAACAAACAGGATGGCAGTCCGAAGACTCGGCGAGTGATTCGGGTTCTAGCGACGGTGAGGGAGGTGCCGCTAGATCGAAAGACGGTAACGATAGCGATGAAGATGATCTTCACTGACCTCTGTCGATCACCGAAACGTCAACCTCTTTACGGTACCTTCAAATCCAGTTGCTCATTACAGTATTAAGGTATTCGGGTATAGATATCGCTTTAACTGTCAAATACGTAATTAATCTTGCGAAAGTTAAGAATACGTGGGTAGAGGTTATCACGCTCTCTGATCATTCGACACTCTATTCATCTACCCAAGCTATTAGCTTTTCTTTTATGACTTGGTCATTTTTAATCTCGGTTCATATTGTGCTaggaatattaatttcatcatATATAACATGAGAGACGAGGACTGAGATTGAATAGGTACTAAAAAGAGCAGCTTACTTAAATACATCTAATTTAAACGAAAGTATATACGTTTGcattaagaaagaaatattatttatttttgatgataaattttcaagtaaataACCACGCGAGTAGTGAAGATAAATCtgagcttttttttttcctttttatcgaatcatcttttattaatttaattattttttcttataacgtACGTCCCCcgataaatgaatattatttatgatatctataaaagaaatataattaaaagatatatgtttaaatgtaattacattaatGATTTATCAGACAAGAACTCTGAGAAGATTTTTCTTTGCtgattattcatttttcttgtttttttatgtacattttcaAACATATATCATTGATGAATTACAtcgcttgtaaaaaaattctttttgtatattttaacataatttaccAATTGTTTCAATCAGTTTATCAGTTTTTCGTTacacataacatatatacgcacacacacatacacacaaaacaaaacaaaaaaaaacattttataaggtgtaataaaacaaagcagataaaataaaatctttatcttcTGTTAACTTTATCAACaatattgttacattattattgatattgttACAATTAATACTGTTTCCACTATTCGACTATCTAATACTATTACTACTACTGCTACTACTATAACTCTATcgctattattaatatactgcTATTATTAGTAATAGTATTACTACTACTATTGCTATTCCTTccattattactattactactaTTACTATACTAAGTGAGacttttactattattaccagtactattactattattactaCTAACACTATCGCGCTTCCGCTACCACTAATGCTACTGCTATTACTGCTACTACTAATACTCATACTGCTCCTATTACAATAATTGTCACTCTTGTGTCGCAACAAAATACCCGGTATTCACATATTTTCTGTTTGCAATTATAATTCGCGCGTAAGCTTTTTAATCTGCTTTATATAACTTGTACAATAGAATGCAACAATGAAATGCGGACAATGAAATGCGGGCAATTGgattatcgataattaatacataattgtaaACTACTTCATTAGACGCATggtttataaaaagataaatggatatttacttaattttcttgaaattagaTGAGAGGCCATAGCTCATAGTAAtgcaatattgatatttttcgtGCCATTAAAGAGCGTGGTAACTTCCGCGTTTAGTCTTTGTTCAGCTCTGCAGTGTCGTGGCATAGCAAAGCGCTGTCCCtccatgataataataataataataatataatacaaataaaatataactaataatgataataattattacactattgataatgataataattataactataattataaaataatgataataataatagtaataacaataaaaacagTAACACAACACACAACGCTATGATgatgatatataatactacattaaatatatgacaattatatatttttaaaatctaagtGTCGTCCCTGAGCGCGCGTATACTGCACGTTACATGATACTactgtacatatta from the Anoplolepis gracilipes chromosome 11, ASM4749672v1, whole genome shotgun sequence genome contains:
- the LOC140671064 gene encoding homeobox protein PKNOX2 produces the protein MQEGNTAVALAMVTPGYDQDPASGVADYTTHQDQAQFEADKRAVYKHPLFPLLALLFERCEQATQSSDNSTSESFNMDIQAFVQHQERDRKPFLINDPEIDGLMIKAIQVLRIHLLELEKVQELCKDFCNRYITCLKGKMQSENLLRSDYSHHGHDMGPSSGSNGSSPLQVLSSTGNDVESGANGFRVSRGDSGLAENDGANPREESDNHDNQPVRSSSSAIQRNSDKSASQDRDDPLSPSAVHGSTPLSQIGAHGCAPVNDMYLGQDITVAGSPSPVASEDEEEGSSNAASNHAGNHRSNHGSARKGRQKRGVLPKHATSIMRTWLFQHLVHPYPTEDEKRQIASQTNLTLLQVNNWFINARRRILQPMLDGAGADAASRTGKRHKVSKHAVQQQATQQQQTGWQSEDSASDSGSSDGEGGAARSKDGNDSDEDDLH